A DNA window from Vigna unguiculata cultivar IT97K-499-35 chromosome 10, ASM411807v1, whole genome shotgun sequence contains the following coding sequences:
- the LOC114166324 gene encoding uncharacterized protein LOC114166324 codes for MASVTPSSSFCSYFKVCTKPNNGRIRVSSFPRILFCQKHHDDIPTDQINRRELILRSSEIATIGAIFNFSGKKPDYLGVQKNPPALALCPATKNCVSTSENISDRTHYAPPWNYNPEGRKNPVSREEAMEELIDVIESTTPDKFTPRIVEREEDYIRVEYQSSILGFVDDVEFWFPPDKGSTVEYRSASRMGNFDFDLNRKRIKALRQELEKKGWASQDTI; via the exons ATGGCTTCAGTGACACCTTCAAGCTCCTTCTGTAGCTACTTCAAGGTTTGCACCAAACCCAACAATGGTAGAATCAGAGTTTCCTCTTTTCCTCGCATTCTATTCTGTCAGAAGCACCACGATGATATTCCCACCGACCAAATCAACCGAAG AGAACTCATATTGAGAAGCAGTGAAATAGCGACCATTGGTGCTATCTTCAACTTCAG TGGGAAAAAACCTGATTATCTTGGAGTGCAGAAAAACCCACCAGCATTAGCTCTGTGTCCAGCAACTAAGAACTGTGTATCAACCTCTGAGAATATCAGTGATCGCACACATTATGCTCCTCCTTG gAACTATAATCCTGAAGGCAGGAAAAATCCTGTGAGCAGAGAGGAAGCCATGGAGGAACTGATAGACGTG ATTGAATCGACAACACCGGACAAATTTACCCCAAGGATAGTTGAAAGGGAAGAAGACTATATCCGTGTGGAGTATCAAAGCTCAATCTTGGGG TTTGTTGATGATGTTGAGTTCTGGTTTCCACCTGATAAGGGTTCTACTGTGGAGTATAGATCTGCATCTCGGATGGGAAactttgattttgatctgaatAGGAAAAGAATAAAG